TTAAAAAATTCCTTAAAACATACTGGAGCAGATCAAGCAACTATTAATAAAATTATTAATACTGTAAAAGATGAGCTTTATCAAGGTATTTCAACAAAAGAAATCTATAATCGAGCATTTGCTTTACTCAAAAAAAAGAAAAGCTATTTAGCTTCAAAGTATAAGCTTAAAAAAGCTATTTATGAGTTAGGACCAACAGGTTTTCCTTTCGAACGTTTTATAAGTACCATATTAAACTACTCTGGATACAAAACAGAAATTGATAAAACTATACATGGGCTATGTGTTACGCACGAAATAGATGTTATAGCACATAAAAATAATGAAACGACAATAATTGAATGTAAATTTCATAATGAAGAAGGTCTTAATTGTAACGTCAAGATACCGCTCTATATAAATTCTCGCTATAATGATGTAAAAGCATATTGGGATATTAATTCTAAAAATAAATCCATATTGAAAAAAGGTTGGGTAGTAACAAATACCCGTTTTACAAAAGATGCCATAAAATATGGAAACTGTGCTAATCTGTATCTATTAAGTTGGGATTACCCCAAAAACAATGGTTTAAAAGACCGAATAGACCGCCTAGGATTATACCCAATTACAGTATCTACTTTACTAACCAATAGAGAAAAACAGTTTCTATTAAGTAGAGATGTTGTGTTGTGCAGAGAATTAATTGGAGATGATTTTTATTTAGATCATTTAGGAGTTTCTGATATAAGAAAAGAAAAAATATTGAATGAAATAAAAATGTTATGCAATAATTGAAAGCCATGGATAAATTTGCTAGAATAAATTTTTTAGGAGCAGCTGGTGTAGTTACTGGGTCTAAATTTCTTTTAGAAACTTCAGAAAAAAATATTTTGATAGACTGTGGTATGTTTCAAGGTTTAAAAGAATTAAGAGAACTTAATTGGAGTGATTTACCTATTAACGTTAGAACCATTGATGTTGTATTACTAACACACGGACATTTAGATCATGTTGGATATTTACCTAGATTATTAAAACAAGGGTTTACAGGTAAAATTATTGGAACAGCCCCTACTCTGGCAATTGCAGAAATTGTATTAACGGATAGTGCTAAAATACATGAAGAAGATGCAAAAAAGGCAAATAAAGAAAAATACACGAAACATAATCCAGCATTACCTTTTTACACAAAATATGAAGTAGAAAAAACCATAGCTCAATTTCAAGTTGAAATGACTGATAAATGGATTGTGCTTTCAGAACACATATCATATCGTTTTCAATATAATGGCCATATTATAGGAGCCACTTTTATTGAGATTGATGTAAATGGAAAACGATTTGTATTTTCAGGAGATATTGGCAGACAAAACGACTATTTATTAGACGCTCCTAAAAAACCCGAATGGGCCGATTTTTTATTTGTTGAAAGCACCTATGGAAATAAACTACATCCTCATGAGGATATTGAAGAAATTCTATCTAAACTCATAAAAGAAACCATTTTAAAAAAAGGAAACTTAATCATTCCCAGTTTTGCTGTAGAGCGTTTACAAACACTTATGTTTTTACTTTGGAAACTTTATAAAAAAAACAAAATACCAAACATCCCTATTTTTATTGACAGTCCTATGGGTAATAATGTATTAGATGTGTTTAAACGTTTTCCTAAATGGCATAAATTATCAATGGTAGATTATAATGCGATGTGTAATCATATAAATATTGTTCAATCATATCAAGAAACCTGGAAAACCATAGACGATAAAAGATCAAAAATAATTATAGCAGGTAGCGGTATGGTAACGGGAGGACGGGTACTTACATATTTACAACAACTTATAGATGAGCCTTCTACTACCGTTTTATTAGTCGGTTATCAAGCTGAAGGGACAAGAGGCAGACAATTGCAAGATGGTGCTCACGAAATGCGTTTCTATGGAAAATACTACCCTGTAAAAGCTAAAATTTATAGTATAGAAAGTCTTTCGGCACATGCAGATCAAAATGATTTATTGAATTGGATGAGCGCTATTAAAAATATTCCTGAAAAGGTGTTTTTAATTCATGGCGAACCTAATTCTTTAGATGCTTTTCGTACTAAAATACAAGACACTTACCACTGGAATGTTACCATACCAAAATTAACCGATGTTGAAAAAGTTATAATTTAATTTTAAATATTAAGAAAATGGATACACTAGAAATATATAAAAGTTTTAATAGCGATAAATCTATTGAAGAATTACAATACAATATATTGAAAGAGAGCACTAATTTGGATAACTTAAAATTTGAACTTCAATTTTACAAATTGCTTTTAAACAAATCAATTTACAAACCTCATGCATTAAATTTATATGAACGACTTACAGGGTTTAAAAATGAAATAACCTCTATAAATAAAAAAGGCATGAGTTTGCTAAATGAATTAAATACACAAGCGCATCAAATTAGAAACAAAATTGAATGCGATGATATGGCTTGTGATAATTTCTTTATTAAAAACCATGATAATATAGAACTTAAGGTTTTTAACTTTAAGACTCAAGTTTTCAACTTTAAGTTTAGATTATTTCAATATCTACAAAGCGTTATTATTAACTAAAACAAAGTTTGAAAATCGATTATCTCCCCTTAATCAACTGATATATATCATTGTAAAAATCTGCTTGTATAAATATATTAGAGTTATAAAATAAGTATAACTAAAACACATAATATCATGACAACACTAATGAAACGCAGAAAAAGAAATAGGTTACTCCCATTGGAAAACAGATTATTAACCCCCTGGGGAAATAGTTTATTTCCTTCAAGTTTAACAAATTTAATGAGATTTGATGACCTATTTGAAGATGATAGCCTTATGCCTGCTATGAACGTACAAGAACATGAAAAAGAATTCGAAATAGACTTTGCCGCTCCTGGATTTAATAAAAAGGATTTTGAAGTAACTATTGAAGACGATATACTTTATGTTTCTGGTGAAAAAGAAGTAAATGAAGAAGAAAAAGAAGATGATTATTCTCGTAAAGAGTTTAGTTATACCTCCTTTAAAAAATCTATGTTACTTCCACCTTCGGCAGACTTAAACCAAGATGTTAAAGCATCTTATAAGAATGGAATTTTAAAAATTAAACTACTTAAAAAAGAAGTTTCTATTGAGGAAACACCTCCTAAAAAAGTGATAGAAGTTCATTAACATCCTATGTAAAGCAGAAAGTGGTAACTCAATAAAATAAACTTTCTGCTTTCTAATTATAAAAAATTAATACCCATGAAAACAAAACGAGTTAAACCAAAATATGTAGCTTGGTTAAGTACCGAAACCATGCATAAAGATTCTATTAAATGGTTGTCTGAGCTTAGATTTTCAAAAGACGAACAACTATTTTTTGATGATTTAGTAAAATCATACACACTCCAACTCATAGACTCTAAGCACTTTACCCAAAGCAAAGACATTGTAGACCAATTAAATACTATACATAAAGAAACCGACGCCCTAATTAATAAGGTTATAGAACATGAAAAAGGTCTTAAAATTATGGTAGACGGTATAGATCAACTTGAAGAAGAAAATGCATATAAAAAAGAACACGGTAAGCTAATAATTACGGTTTTTAATTTTTTAGAAAAATATAAACTTTTAAAAACAGAATTATTCTCCCTTATTAAAGGTATTATAAAAGGGAGTAAACAAAAACACCTACTGGAATAATATGATTTATTTAATTATAATACTTATTACTGCTATAACAGAAATAGTATTGTGTTAGAAAAAACACAAATAACCATTCATAACTATAATTTAGTTATACAGGGGCATGTTAAAATAAATATTTTATAGCTATGCAGATAGAAGTCAAAAATTTAACTTCTTATAAACATTAAATACAAACAGATGAAGTACGTAAAAATAATAATACTGTGTTTGTTAATGGTTAGCTGCTCATCAGTTGAACTGGTAGATAATTGGAAAAACCCAGATATAGATACTTATATACCAAATAAAGTGTTGTTGATTGGTATGACTTCAAACTATGATGCTAGAAAACAATTTGAAAAGCAGTTACAGGAAGAATTCACCTCCAGAGGTATAGAATCTGTAATGAGTTTAAACCTTTTAAAAAGCTCTTTCACTTCAGAGAAAAAGACAAAAGAAGAACTTAAATCACTAGAAAGTAATCTCATTGACAACGGATTTGACACCATACTACTTACAAAAGTAATTGGAGTAGAAGATAAAATTGAATACAAAAAAAACTACGATGGGTATGATAGTACTTATCGAAAATTTAAAGAAGATTATTTAAAATATCAAGATGTATTTTATAATCCAGATTATTATGAAGAATATACCATTTATCATACCGAAACTTCTATGTATTGTATCTGTTCTACAAAAAACAGAGACCTTTTATGGAAAGGCTATATAGATATTATGGATCCACAATCAATACATGAAACCATAAATGATTATGTTCAGTTAATTTTAATTGTTTTAGAAGAACAGCAACTTATTACTCCGAAAATTTTTAAAGAAGAGAATACAATAGAAGCTATTCAATAATTTTAATACCATTAATAGGTTAGAAATAGGTAGGCGCTATTATCTCCTATAAAACCAAAAAATAAATTTACTTTAATCTACTAAAATCTGATAAATATAATTTTTATCGGATTTTTTCATTTTATTCAATACCAGCTGATGGTATAAACAATAATAGAGATAGCCTAAGTCGGTTTATACAGTACTTAAACTCTCACTTAAAGTAATAGAATTAGAATTTCATATAAACAATACAAAATTTTTGCAAAAAAATTCATGTAAATTATTGTTACAGATTTAGTTACTCATACACGCTTTAAAAAAGAATAAATAAAATAATCTTTTTACTAATTATTATTCCCAACAAAAAATAAAAAATAGCCACAAAAGTGCATTTCGTCGATTTTTTT
The nucleotide sequence above comes from Flavobacteriaceae bacterium HL-DH10. Encoded proteins:
- a CDS encoding Hsp20/alpha crystallin family protein, whose amino-acid sequence is MTTLMKRRKRNRLLPLENRLLTPWGNSLFPSSLTNLMRFDDLFEDDSLMPAMNVQEHEKEFEIDFAAPGFNKKDFEVTIEDDILYVSGEKEVNEEEKEDDYSRKEFSYTSFKKSMLLPPSADLNQDVKASYKNGILKIKLLKKEVSIEETPPKKVIEVH
- a CDS encoding MBL fold metallo-hydrolase, translating into MDKFARINFLGAAGVVTGSKFLLETSEKNILIDCGMFQGLKELRELNWSDLPINVRTIDVVLLTHGHLDHVGYLPRLLKQGFTGKIIGTAPTLAIAEIVLTDSAKIHEEDAKKANKEKYTKHNPALPFYTKYEVEKTIAQFQVEMTDKWIVLSEHISYRFQYNGHIIGATFIEIDVNGKRFVFSGDIGRQNDYLLDAPKKPEWADFLFVESTYGNKLHPHEDIEEILSKLIKETILKKGNLIIPSFAVERLQTLMFLLWKLYKKNKIPNIPIFIDSPMGNNVLDVFKRFPKWHKLSMVDYNAMCNHINIVQSYQETWKTIDDKRSKIIIAGSGMVTGGRVLTYLQQLIDEPSTTVLLVGYQAEGTRGRQLQDGAHEMRFYGKYYPVKAKIYSIESLSAHADQNDLLNWMSAIKNIPEKVFLIHGEPNSLDAFRTKIQDTYHWNVTIPKLTDVEKVII
- a CDS encoding restriction endonuclease, whose translation is METDTIEIIKSSGEKAKFSFKKLKNSLKHTGADQATINKIINTVKDELYQGISTKEIYNRAFALLKKKKSYLASKYKLKKAIYELGPTGFPFERFISTILNYSGYKTEIDKTIHGLCVTHEIDVIAHKNNETTIIECKFHNEEGLNCNVKIPLYINSRYNDVKAYWDINSKNKSILKKGWVVTNTRFTKDAIKYGNCANLYLLSWDYPKNNGLKDRIDRLGLYPITVSTLLTNREKQFLLSRDVVLCRELIGDDFYLDHLGVSDIRKEKILNEIKMLCNN